The following proteins come from a genomic window of Plectropomus leopardus isolate mb chromosome 11, YSFRI_Pleo_2.0, whole genome shotgun sequence:
- the LOC121950101 gene encoding restin homolog codes for MIQDRQKVDTELCELREALKDAETRAKTCEEERNQAIQKCQTTTETQKTLLNQIEEMNQRLRLTRENHSEVQEQLREANNKISQACLEKAILSTQVLKLEDNAKELKAKLTSALSDKNHLIQQKADLHQRAQQGSDGCDVPVIQADTKSHNNKQAELIKEEVKALREVNEKLTGELQMIQEKLKTSQSQLQEVTAERATDSKQITDLQAERSQLIRDKEELLRRMNEAGNEQLIETKEKCCKLRESVEVLELEKQKLQDRCLCLEAEVLEKEEKLQLREEEHLKQDSTRVQRIEELKAVASHWAEKWEKVALTLHLTKEELEGLKKSNSRNETESGSLLRVELDACKQELELERSRGGKTLVHTEDTETQTDLSESSLLWEPPSDAHSSQNKAPQVCIQSSEVQRLKQKLSLREKELREKEEALTSLERLRETENTLAQLKIAALELKVKDEKPSAEGRKDKTVCPVLLETEQQRRMVTEQLKSLFKGREGKDIGKADSRSAAGQTGASSLQDWSQTSKAVRGAVDRRSWQQHSSGLMPVFEEDEEGVDLPGEEEGGSAEEAHTEGNVHNQSQQMSTMRAEVCNLKAKNENLLQATLRCKQPTQDKSHHCSDEVDLPLTRPLSLYPDGIFLAEFVDICSPDEDEEEGEDE; via the exons ATGAttcaggacagacagaaagttGACACAGAGTTGTGCGAGCTGAGAGAGGCTCTCAAAGATGCTGAGACAAGAGCAAAGACATGCGAAGAAGAACGAAACCAGGCGATCCAGAAATGCCAGACAACTACAGAg ACGCAGAAGACGTTGTTGAATCAAATAGAGGAGATGAATCAGAGGCTTCGCCTCACAAGAGAGAATCACTCTGAAGTGCAAGAACAGCTGCGTGAAGCCAACAACAAGATTAGCCAAGCATGCCTG GAAAAAGCCATCCTGTCGACACAAGTGCTAAAGCTGGAGGATAATGCAAAAGAACTGAAGGCCAAACTGACATCGGCTCTGTCTGACAAAAATCACCTGATCCAG CAGAAAGCAGATCTGCACCAGAGGGCCCAACAAGGTTCAGATGGTTGTGATGTCCCCGTCATTCAGGCTGACACcaagtcacacaacaacaaacaagctgAGCTGATAAAGGAAGAAGTGAAGGCTCTCAGAGAG GTAAATGAAAAGCTGACAGGTGAGCTTCAGATGATTCAGGAGAAACTGAAAACATCACAGTCTCAGCTTCAGGAGGTAACAGCGGAGAGGGCCACAGACTCCAAACAGATCACAGATCTGCAGGCAGAACGATCTCAGCTGATCAGAGACAAAGAGGAGCTGCTGAGGAGAATGAATGAAGCTGGAAACGAGCAGTTAATAGAGACGAAAGAAAAGTGCTGCAAGCTGAG AGAATCTGTAGAAGTTTTGGAATTAGAAAAGCAGAAGCTGCAGGATCGGTGTCTGTGTTTGGAGGCTGAGGTTCTTGAGAAGGAAGAGAAGCTACAGCTGCGAGAGGAAGAGCATCTGAAACAAGATTCAACGAGAGTCCAGAGAATTGAGGAACTAAAAGCTGTGGCTTCACATTGGGCAGAGAAATGGGAAAAGGTGGCTTTGACACTGCATTTGACAAAGGAGGAGCTAGAGGGACTCAAGAAGAGCAACTCCAGAAATGAA ACAGAATCAGGCTCACTGCTCAGGGTTGAGCTTGATGCATGCAAacaggagctggagctggagaggAGCAGGG GTGGTAAAACTTTGGTGCacactgaggacacagagacacagacaga CTTATCAGAATCCTCTTTGTTATGGGAGCCACCATCAGACGCCCACAGCAGCCAAAACAAAGCCCCACAG GTGTGTATACAAAGCAGTGAGGTGCAAAGACTGAAGCAAAAACTGTCACTAAGAGAGAAGGAACTGAGGGAAAA GGAAGAAGCTTTGACGAGTTTagagaggctgagagagacagaaaacactttgGCTCAACTCAAGATTGCTGCTCTAGAGCTCAAG GTTAAAGATGAGAAACCATCTGCTGAAGGCAGGAAGGATAAAACTGTCTGTCCAGTTCTACTagagacggagcagcagaggaggatggTCACTGAGCAG CTAAAGAGTCTGTTTAAGGGGCGAGAAGGAAAGGACATTGGGAAGGCTGACAGCAGATCAGCAGCAGGTCAAACAGGAGCCTCTTCACTGCAAGACTGGTCCCAAACATCTAAAGCTGTAAGG GGTGCAGTGGACAGGAGGAGCTGGCAGCAGCACAGCTCTGGTTTGATGCCAGTGTttgaggaggacgaggagggcGTCGATCTgccaggagaggaggagggagggtcAGCAGAAGAAGCTCATACCGAGGGAAACGTCCACAACCAGAGCCAACAG ATGTCAACTATGCGTGCAGAAGTCTGCAATCTGAAGGCTAAAAATGAGAATCTGCTGCAAG CCACATTAAGGTGCAAGCAACCAACCCAGGACAAATCTCATCATTGTTCGGATGAGGTCGACCTGCCACTGACGAGGCCACTTTCCCTTTACCCTGATGGAATATTCCTGGCTGAGTTTGTAGATATCTGTAGCcctgatgaagatgaagaggagggagaggatgaATGA